Part of the Aquimarina sp. MAR_2010_214 genome is shown below.
GGTCATGGTGCTAATATCATTATGGGAGTTGGTGAAGATGAATCTCTAGAAGATGCAATCTCTGTAACTGTTATTGCTACTGGATTTGATGTAGAACAGCAAGATGAAATTGTTAATACAGAAACAAAAAAAATAATTCATACTCTAGAGGACGAACAACGTTCAGCAATACAAGACTTATCTCCTAAGTCTACAGGTAATGTTACTCCTATGCGTTCTCCTTTACCAAAGAAAAAAGAAGTAGAAGAACCATCAATTATAAAGCACGAATTAATTGAAGATGAAGACGTAGATGAGGATGCCTTATTGATACCGACAACAGATCTGCTAAAAAATATTGATGTATCCTACGAAGTGGTAGATTCATTTTCTTCAGATAATGATTTTGTGATTATTAATGCGCAGGATATTATTAAACAAATAGAAGTTAATGATGAAAAAGAAGTAAGTGCTGAAGAAGAGAAAGAAGATCAGTTTGCCCTAGCATTTGATATGCCTGTAGGAGGGAACGAAGAAGAATCTGTACAGATGCCAACAGCTTCTATCGATGAGCAGAAAATAGAAGAAGAGGAACAACCAATTGTTTTTGATCTTAGTGATGATATTCTTGATTTAGAAGTTAATGACGCAATAGAAGTGGTTCCTGTTGATGAAACTACATCCGGAGGAGTGCGTAAGTATAGCTTAGAGGATTATATGGAGGAAGAAAAACGATTAACTGAAGCACAACCCGCAGAAGTTATGGAAGAAGAAGATGAAGAGATCATTTTAGAAAAGAAAACTGTTGCTCCAGCTCCAGAAACAGAAAAAGCAGAAGATGTAGATCCTGTTAATCAACCTATTTCTGAAACCTTAAAAGCTAGAGCAGCAGAGCGAAGAGCTAAAATGAAAGAATTTAATTATAAATTTAGAAATAGCTCTTCTAAAATTGAAGATATCGAAAAAGAACCAGCTTATAAAAGAGCAGGGATTGATGTGGATTCTAAACCAGATGATTCTGGACTCTCAAGAACTTCTTTGGGAACCGATAGTAATGATGATATACAATTGCGCAAAAACAATTCCTTTTTGCACGATAATGTAGACTAATTTACATGATAATTAAAGCAATAGTATTGTATTAGGAATAAACCCGTAATTCTAGTACTTTGTTTAGATTCAGTGTAGACTCGACTAGAATTTATAAATAGATATAGTATTTAAACTAAACCGATAATCTACTGCTAGATTATCGGTTTATTTTTTATCTTCGCAATCCAAAGATAAAAATAGATTATCATGAGTTTAGAGCAAAAAGTAATGACTGCAATGAAAGAGGCTATGAAAGCCAAAGATACTAATGCATTGACATCATTGCGTGCTGTAAAGTCAGCTATTTTATTAGCTAAGACAGAGAGTGGAGTAAAGGAAGAACTTACCGAAGATCAGGAATTAAAATTATTGCAAAAACAAGTTAAGCAACGTAAAGATAGTGCTGCAATTTTTGCAGAACAAGGGCGTGATGATCTGGCAGATCCCGAACTGGCACAAGCAAAAGTGATTGAGCAATTTTTGCCAGAGCAATTAGGCGAAGCAGAGGTTGAAAAAATAGTAGTAGATATTATTGCTAAAACTGGTGCAGAGGGAATGAAAGATATGGGTAAAGTTATGGGGATGGCAAATGCTGCATTGACAGGAAAAGCAGATGGAAAAACGATTTCTACAATAGTAAAAAGTAAATTATCTTAATATAAGAAAATGGCCGCGTGGCGCAACTGAATAGCGCATCAGATTTCGGCTCTGAGGGTTGGGGGTTTGAATCCCTCCGCGGTCACGAATGAATCACAAAAAAGTGAATCATGAAGCGAGTTTCAAAAATGAGACTCGCTTCTTTTTTTGAAAATTGTGAAGTGATTCTTTTTGTGATTTTCAACGCGTAGCGTTGTAGGGATCAACTTTAGTTAATCCCTCCGCGGTTACTACAAGCAGAAAACCACGTCATTGATGTGGTTCTTTTTTTGGAGAAATCTGAAGCCAAAAGCTTCAAGGTTTCTGAAGAAAATAAAGAACTAGAGCATACTCCAAAACAGAGCATGGTTTCATTTATATCAATTATTGCTAAAGTCAATACCTTAATTTCGCTTCCGACTTAATTTTCAAACTGTATTTGGGAACATTTCGTAGCACTTGAATACAGACAATAAAATAAAACATCAGGATTTGTTTTAGAAGTTTGGACTCGATTATTTTCATAATCATAGCCATAAGTTGCAATTTCTTGAACTGGCAAAGAGCACATAAATATGGGGTATTTACCCTTTGTAATTTAAGAAAAGTGTTTCTAGATTTGATATCATATCGTTTTGTATATAAAAACAAATAATAATTAGCTTAATTATTGTTAGTTATTCTCTTCATTTAACCGGTTTATCGTATAAACCTAATAATTAATAAAACTAAATGAAATGGATCAATATATTTTCAGTATTTAGTGCGCTTTTTTTGATGCATTGTTCAGGAGTTTTTTCTCAAGAGCAAAATTCATACTATGTAAGACACTATGATATTTTTAATGGTTTGTCAAATAACTGGATATCAGAAATTTTTCAGGATCAAGATGGTTTCATTTGGTGTGCCACACAGAACGGATTAAATCGATTTGATGGTAAAGATTTTACAACCTATACCTATCGCCCAGGAGATACTATGAGTCTTGGGGCTAATTGGGTGAGGTCAGTCATTCAACTTAAAAACAAACAATTTTTTTTAGGTACTCATGGTAATGGCTTAAATCAAATGGATCCGTATTTAGAACTGTTTTCCAATCCATTATCTCAATCTAAAAACGAAAAAGAAATTGTTGTCATTAATAAATTAGCTAAAGATGAATGGGAAAATCTTTGGATTTCTTCTTCAAGCGGTGCTTTTTGTTATAATACTGAATCTAAAGATCTAAAACAGTTGTATAAACACAGAGTCTCGGATATTTCTGTGTTTAGCGGTGCTACTCCTTTGCTGACAACACCAAAAGGAATATTCATTGTAGAAAAAGACAGCACATATCAATTACCATTGTTAAAAGATAAAAATGTTACAACTGTTTTCAGGATACAAAAAGATAGTATTCTCGCTTTTGCAGATCATGCTTTATATCTTCTCAAAGAAATAGAGAATACCTGGTGTCAAGAGAATTTATCATTTAAAACCACATTTGCCCCAACAACATATAACAGACCATTTATCTTTCAGGATAAAGCTGATCAGATATGGATTAATGGAGGGCAATGGATATGGAGATTTTCTCATGACCTTCAATTACAAGAATCCTTTGAAGTATCTTCTTTATTACAATTTAATCTTTCAGATAGGTTAAATGCTCATTGTATGTTTCAGGATAGGGAAGATAATTACTGGATAGGGACTAATCTTGGAGTTTTTCAGCTTATTCCACATAAAACCTTTAGGCATCCAATTTTAGAGAAATTAGGAACCACTCTAGGAGGGGTTCGAGAAATTGTGGAGTGTAATGAGCAAGTTTGGTTTGCAACTTCAGAAGGTTTATATGTATGGAAAAAAGAAACTATGGAGCAACCGCAATTGGTCTACAAAGACAAAATAATAGCGATGCATTGTACTAGCGATGATTTTCTTTATGCAATTCCTACTGAAAATGCTAAGATAATATCGGTGCTGAAAATAGATACGATTACTAAATCTGTTGAAAAGATTCCTATAATATTACCATCTATTAGCTGTTGGCGAATCGTAGAAGATAAAAATAAACGGCTATGGATTGCCGAATGGAATTATATGGTTGCCTATGATCTAAAAGATCAGAGTTATTTTCCAGTCTCTCTAAAAAAGAACGGTGTTGATCTTGATCTTCGTATTATAGATATGCTAATAGATAATGATGATAACTTATGGATAGGGACAATGAGCGAAGGGCTTATCAAGATCCCAAATATTAGTACTCTCGATAAAAACAGATCTCCTATATATCAACAGTTTCTTTATGACAAAGACGATCCTTATAGTATAAGTTCCAATTTGATACAATCCATTCATCAGAGTAATGATGAAAAACTATGGATAGGAACAGATGGAGGATTAAATTGTTTTAATTCCCAGAGAGAGCAATTTCAACGTTTTATAAGAAATGATCAAATGCCAGATGATAAAATTCTAAATGTAACCAGTGATAAAAGTGGAACTCTTTGGTTAAGCACCGTCAGTAATGGAATTACCTCTTTTGAGCCGGGTAACAACAAATATTGCACCTATACTACAAGAGATGGTTTGTATGATAATTCTATGTTATTAAGTTCTGTTTTTCAGAATGAAAAAGGGTATATTTGGATGGGAAGTACCAGTGGATTGCAATATTTTCATCCGGATCAAGTGACACAACGGTCTACAATTAGACCTAATTTAAAGTGGTTGTCCTATACCAGGCATCAATCCGATACACTAGAAGTTTTTCGTTTTCCTTCAGAAGGAACTTCAAAAGAAAACCCTATTAGGGTTACATCAAAAGATCAAAGTATTACATATCAATTTTCTGCACTAACATACAAAGAACCAGAAAATGTTCGATATCGGTTTCAGCTAGAGGGATATCATAAAGATTGGTTGCCTATTCAAAAAAACGGGGTATTTATTATATCTAATGTGCCTAAAGGTACCTACAAGCTACTCGTAGAAGCATTTGATGTCAGTGATAATTGGCATAGCACCCATCGCCCAATTCATGTTCGGGTAATTCCTCCTTGGTATCAAACAAATTTGAGCTACTCATTATATGTATTATGTATAGTCATATTACTATTTATAGGATATCGTTTGCAATTACGAAAAAAAATAGCGGTTTCCGAAAAAATACATTTTAAAGAACTATCACAAACGAAAACACGATGGTTTACTCAGATTGCACACGAGTTTAGAACTCCTTTAACTGTTATACTGGGGGCCATAGATCAAATGAAACATAAATTATCTGGTCGACTCAATAATCAACTTGATACACATTTTACTCAAATACAAAATCAAACCAATCACTTATCAAAACAGGTGAGCCAGATTCTGGAAATTGCTCAAATGAATGAGAATCGACTAACAATACAAAATACTGTTGGAGATTTTATCGCTTTTCAACGTTATATATTAAAATCTTTTTCTTCGCTGGCTGCATCTAATGAAGTACAACTTCAGTTTTCTACATCCAAAGATATTTTATATGCTTCCTATGACGAAGATAAATGGCAGAAAATTACAGCAAACTTGATATCTAATGCCATTAAGTATACAAAAAAAGGAGGAAATGTAATGGTAACTGTTGATTTTATAGATGCTACACCACAACCCATGATTCAACTTTGTGTAAGTGATACAGGAATAGGGATATCCTCTGCATTCATACCCCATCTATTTGATTCTTTTACCCAAGAACGAACAGGAAGAATTAAAGGAATAGGTTTAGGGTTGGCATTAACCAAGGAGTTGGTGGAACTCATGGCTGGAGAAATTACCGTAAAAAGTAAAGAAGGAAAAGGAAGCAGCTTTAAGGTACTGATTCCGGGAACAAAAATAGCTTCTGAACCAAAAGTTATAGCAAAAACGAGTGTTCAGGTTTTAGAAGAAATGTCTAAATCCTTAATCCTTATTGCCGAGGATCATCATGAGGTTAGGGAATATATTAGGTTTTGTTTAGAGCCGGCCTACCGATTGCTTACTGCAACCAATGGCCGTGATGCTTGGCAATTATGCAAGAAACATATCCCCGACTTAGTTATTTCTGATGTAATGATGCCGGAATGGAGTGGATTGCAATTCGGGGTTGCAATTCGAGAACATATAGCTACTAACCATATCCCTCTTATCCTATTAACTGCAAAAAC
Proteins encoded:
- a CDS encoding GatB/YqeY domain-containing protein translates to MSLEQKVMTAMKEAMKAKDTNALTSLRAVKSAILLAKTESGVKEELTEDQELKLLQKQVKQRKDSAAIFAEQGRDDLADPELAQAKVIEQFLPEQLGEAEVEKIVVDIIAKTGAEGMKDMGKVMGMANAALTGKADGKTISTIVKSKLS
- the ftsZ gene encoding cell division protein FtsZ, whose translation is MSKNEEFENISFDLPKNQSNVIKVIGVGGGGSNAINHMFQQGIKGVDFVICNTDAQALENSPIPNKIQLGVSLTEGLGAGANPEVGEQSAVESYEEIKTMLDTNTKMIFITAGMGGGTGTGAAPIIAKMAKELDILTVGIVTIPFQFEGRMRNEQAQLGVEKLRAHVDSLVVINNNKLREVYGNLGFKAGFSKADEVLATASRGIAEVITHHYTQNIDLRDAKTVLSNSGTAIMGSANASGNKRAHDAIVKALDSPLLNDNKITGAKNVLLLIVSGKEEITIDEIGEINDHIQQEAGHGANIIMGVGEDESLEDAISVTVIATGFDVEQQDEIVNTETKKIIHTLEDEQRSAIQDLSPKSTGNVTPMRSPLPKKKEVEEPSIIKHELIEDEDVDEDALLIPTTDLLKNIDVSYEVVDSFSSDNDFVIINAQDIIKQIEVNDEKEVSAEEEKEDQFALAFDMPVGGNEEESVQMPTASIDEQKIEEEEQPIVFDLSDDILDLEVNDAIEVVPVDETTSGGVRKYSLEDYMEEEKRLTEAQPAEVMEEEDEEIILEKKTVAPAPETEKAEDVDPVNQPISETLKARAAERRAKMKEFNYKFRNSSSKIEDIEKEPAYKRAGIDVDSKPDDSGLSRTSLGTDSNDDIQLRKNNSFLHDNVD
- a CDS encoding hybrid sensor histidine kinase/response regulator transcription factor, giving the protein MKWINIFSVFSALFLMHCSGVFSQEQNSYYVRHYDIFNGLSNNWISEIFQDQDGFIWCATQNGLNRFDGKDFTTYTYRPGDTMSLGANWVRSVIQLKNKQFFLGTHGNGLNQMDPYLELFSNPLSQSKNEKEIVVINKLAKDEWENLWISSSSGAFCYNTESKDLKQLYKHRVSDISVFSGATPLLTTPKGIFIVEKDSTYQLPLLKDKNVTTVFRIQKDSILAFADHALYLLKEIENTWCQENLSFKTTFAPTTYNRPFIFQDKADQIWINGGQWIWRFSHDLQLQESFEVSSLLQFNLSDRLNAHCMFQDREDNYWIGTNLGVFQLIPHKTFRHPILEKLGTTLGGVREIVECNEQVWFATSEGLYVWKKETMEQPQLVYKDKIIAMHCTSDDFLYAIPTENAKIISVLKIDTITKSVEKIPIILPSISCWRIVEDKNKRLWIAEWNYMVAYDLKDQSYFPVSLKKNGVDLDLRIIDMLIDNDDNLWIGTMSEGLIKIPNISTLDKNRSPIYQQFLYDKDDPYSISSNLIQSIHQSNDEKLWIGTDGGLNCFNSQREQFQRFIRNDQMPDDKILNVTSDKSGTLWLSTVSNGITSFEPGNNKYCTYTTRDGLYDNSMLLSSVFQNEKGYIWMGSTSGLQYFHPDQVTQRSTIRPNLKWLSYTRHQSDTLEVFRFPSEGTSKENPIRVTSKDQSITYQFSALTYKEPENVRYRFQLEGYHKDWLPIQKNGVFIISNVPKGTYKLLVEAFDVSDNWHSTHRPIHVRVIPPWYQTNLSYSLYVLCIVILLFIGYRLQLRKKIAVSEKIHFKELSQTKTRWFTQIAHEFRTPLTVILGAIDQMKHKLSGRLNNQLDTHFTQIQNQTNHLSKQVSQILEIAQMNENRLTIQNTVGDFIAFQRYILKSFSSLAASNEVQLQFSTSKDILYASYDEDKWQKITANLISNAIKYTKKGGNVMVTVDFIDATPQPMIQLCVSDTGIGISSAFIPHLFDSFTQERTGRIKGIGLGLALTKELVELMAGEITVKSKEGKGSSFKVLIPGTKIASEPKVIAKTSVQVLEEMSKSLILIAEDHHEVREYIRFCLEPAYRLLTATNGRDAWQLCKKHIPDLVISDVMMPEWSGLQFGVAIREHIATNHIPLILLTAKTSHDNQLEGLKIGADAYLTKPFDREELLIRVNHLIDTQNKLREKYQQGDFSPNSNHKNIDAFIQSVIKIVHKNMDNDDFSVPQLADQLNISRVHLFRKVRNITGMSPTKLIRSVRLHEAKRLLSKKELTIAEISYQTGFKDPAYFTRVYGKEFGKTPSEYRN